A single region of the Changchengzhania lutea genome encodes:
- the aroB gene encoding 3-dehydroquinate synthase, producing MNSITYESCTIHFNEVCYPALNEHIKEFNFSKIFILVDENTHVHCLPNLLEKLETACVVEIIEIESGEINKNIDTCVGVWNALSELDADRKSLLINVGGGVVTDLGGFVACTFKRGIDYINLPTTLLSMVDASVGGKTGVDLGHLKNQIGVISLPNLVLIDTSYLETLAQNQMRSGLAEMLKHGLIKDANYWNKLKNLSQLAFDDLDELIYESVLIKKDVVEKDPFENNLRKTLNFGHTLGHAIESYFLSKADKQTLLHGEAIVIGMILACYISTKLSELNLNQADMIKESLINYYGKVEILEDDHKPILDLLKYDKKNHHGNINFVLLESIGNPIIDCLVDDAIILEAFEYYRE from the coding sequence ATGAATTCTATCACTTACGAAAGCTGTACTATCCATTTTAATGAGGTATGCTACCCTGCTTTAAATGAACATATTAAAGAATTTAACTTTTCTAAAATATTCATTTTAGTTGATGAGAATACTCATGTGCATTGCTTACCAAATCTTTTAGAAAAACTAGAGACAGCATGTGTTGTTGAGATAATAGAAATTGAATCTGGGGAAATTAATAAAAATATTGACACCTGTGTTGGGGTTTGGAATGCACTATCGGAATTAGATGCAGATAGAAAGAGTTTGTTAATTAATGTTGGCGGTGGCGTTGTGACCGATTTAGGCGGATTCGTGGCCTGTACCTTCAAACGTGGTATTGATTATATAAATTTACCAACGACGCTACTTTCCATGGTTGATGCTTCTGTTGGTGGTAAAACTGGAGTTGATTTGGGACATTTAAAAAACCAGATTGGCGTTATTAGTTTACCAAACCTCGTTTTAATTGATACATCTTATTTAGAAACCTTAGCCCAAAATCAAATGCGTTCTGGCTTAGCCGAAATGCTCAAACATGGTTTGATAAAAGATGCCAATTATTGGAATAAACTTAAAAATTTATCTCAATTGGCTTTCGATGATTTAGATGAATTAATCTATGAATCTGTACTTATAAAGAAAGATGTCGTCGAAAAAGACCCTTTTGAAAACAATTTGAGAAAAACCTTGAATTTCGGACATACATTGGGTCATGCCATTGAATCGTACTTTCTGAGCAAAGCGGATAAACAAACGCTGCTTCATGGAGAGGCTATCGTAATTGGTATGATTTTAGCTTGTTATATTTCAACAAAATTATCGGAACTTAATCTGAATCAAGCGGATATGATCAAGGAATCACTAATTAATTATTATGGAAAGGTAGAGATTCTAGAAGACGACCATAAGCCCATACTCGATTTACTTAAGTATGATAAAAAGAACCATCACGGAAATATTAACTTTGTTTTATTAGAGTCTATTGGAAACCCTATAATTGATTGCTTAGTTGATGATGCCATTATTTTAGAGGCTTTTGAATACTATCGTGAATAA
- a CDS encoding sugar transferase, protein MAKRIFDIFFSFLFLIILAPLLIVIAIIIIIDSKESVLFIQNRVGKNNKDFKIFKFRTMRAKSEAEGLLTIGNSDSRITKVGYFLRRYKIDEFPQLINILIGDMSFVGPRPELRY, encoded by the coding sequence ATGGCGAAACGCATTTTTGACATCTTTTTTTCATTTTTATTCTTAATCATTCTTGCCCCGCTTTTAATAGTTATAGCGATAATCATTATAATAGATTCTAAGGAATCTGTATTATTTATTCAGAATAGAGTTGGAAAAAACAATAAGGATTTCAAAATTTTTAAGTTTAGGACCATGCGCGCCAAGTCTGAAGCTGAAGGTTTGTTAACTATAGGCAATAGTGATTCTAGGATTACGAAAGTAGGCTACTTTTTAAGGCGTTATAAGATTGATGAGTTTCCACAACTAATTAATATTTTAATTGGCGATATGAGTTTTGTAGGCCCAAGACCCGAACTGCGCTATTAA
- a CDS encoding alanine dehydrogenase — MSKSLSPFSKQQLLPQEETLEVYKRKGELFIGIPKETAFQEKRVCLTPDAVSALVSNGHRVLLESGAGDGARYSDRDYSEAGAEISKDTSKVFSCPMILKVEPPSLEQIKLINPQTILISALQLKTQSKAYFEALASKRITALAFEFIRDADGTYPAVRSLSEIAGTASVLIASELLSDNRDGNGLMFGNISGVPPLEVVILGAGTVGEFAARSSIGLGANVKVFDSSITKLRSIQTNLGRPLFTSTIQPKNLMKALKRCDVVIGAVRGTNRSPILVTENMVEHMKKGAIIIDVSIDMGGCFETSEVTTHKNPTFIKHDVVHYCVPNIPARYSRTASVSISNIFTPYLLKIAEDGGLENSLRFDRGLKNGLYFYHGILTSKSVGEWFDLNYSDINLLVF; from the coding sequence ATGTCTAAATCACTTTCGCCTTTTTCTAAACAGCAACTATTACCACAGGAAGAAACCTTAGAAGTTTATAAACGAAAAGGAGAACTTTTTATTGGAATTCCGAAAGAAACGGCTTTTCAGGAAAAACGTGTCTGTTTAACACCAGACGCAGTATCTGCTCTAGTTAGCAATGGCCATCGCGTACTTTTAGAATCTGGCGCTGGAGATGGAGCCAGATATAGCGATAGGGATTATAGCGAGGCTGGAGCCGAAATATCGAAAGACACCTCGAAGGTATTTTCATGTCCAATGATTTTAAAGGTTGAACCCCCAAGCTTAGAGCAAATCAAGCTTATAAACCCGCAGACCATATTAATATCTGCGCTTCAACTAAAAACCCAGTCTAAGGCATACTTTGAAGCTTTAGCATCAAAGCGTATTACCGCTTTAGCATTTGAGTTTATCCGTGATGCAGATGGCACCTATCCTGCTGTAAGGTCTTTAAGTGAAATTGCGGGAACAGCATCTGTGCTTATTGCATCAGAGTTGCTATCGGATAATCGTGATGGTAACGGACTCATGTTTGGAAATATAAGTGGCGTACCACCTCTAGAAGTGGTTATTCTGGGTGCTGGAACTGTGGGAGAATTTGCTGCAAGAAGTTCTATTGGCCTAGGTGCCAATGTGAAGGTTTTTGATAGTTCTATTACTAAGTTAAGAAGTATTCAAACAAATTTAGGTAGACCTTTATTTACATCCACCATTCAACCAAAAAATTTAATGAAAGCCTTAAAGCGCTGTGACGTGGTTATTGGAGCCGTTAGAGGCACGAATAGATCACCAATTCTCGTGACAGAAAATATGGTGGAACATATGAAGAAGGGAGCCATTATTATCGATGTTAGTATTGATATGGGTGGTTGCTTTGAGACTAGTGAGGTGACAACACATAAGAACCCTACATTTATAAAGCATGATGTAGTGCATTACTGTGTTCCAAATATTCCAGCCCGATATTCCAGAACCGCTTCCGTTTCTATTAGCAATATTTTCACCCCTTACCTATTAAAGATTGCTGAAGATGGTGGCCTTGAAAATTCATTGAGATTTGATCGTGGTTTAAAAAATGGATTGTACTTTTACCACGGCATTCTAACGAGTAAATCTGTTGGTGAATGGTTCGATTTAAATTACAGTGATATTAATTTACTTGTATTTTAA
- a CDS encoding sugar transferase, which produces MKEKQNMGERGKFFSELKKFKRVHYMNFYKKEDYIIFSVRPGITGLASLKYRNEVELLKAAENPEEFYINTVIPDKLTYNKIYIEKRNLLFDMKLIFLSVIRVISK; this is translated from the coding sequence ATGAAAGAAAAACAAAACATGGGTGAAAGAGGAAAATTTTTTAGCGAATTAAAAAAGTTTAAACGAGTTCATTATATGAATTTCTACAAGAAAGAAGATTATATAATTTTTTCAGTGAGACCCGGTATTACAGGTTTAGCATCATTAAAATATAGAAATGAAGTAGAACTTTTAAAAGCAGCCGAAAATCCAGAAGAATTCTATATAAACACGGTCATTCCTGACAAGCTAACTTATAATAAAATTTATATTGAAAAACGAAATCTTTTATTTGATATGAAACTTATCTTTCTCAGCGTGATTAGAGTTATTTCAAAATAG
- a CDS encoding outer membrane beta-barrel protein — MNSKLLFFFLLSFSFLGLSQNIELTGLVKDTNNQPIAYANVTLHDAEDAGFISGTITNVSGEFKLENINTGNYNLKISFLTFEAYQISIFLNKNKSIDAIVLKDKIQTLDGVTIIATRPTVKRFVDRLVFNVENSTLSDNNVLDVLKHTPGVLVNQDAITVRNSTPTIYINDRKVHLSADEIQQLLEGASASNVKSIEVITNPPAKYEAEGGAVLNIITSKNIAAGYNGRVFGNYKQGFEYPKYAVGTSHFFKTKKLNTYFNYSLSPRKDYRHNDEFVNFIENDQVVSSWETDFKRTRESSNHNINTNLDYQINANNSIGISANALIAPRANTGTKVNAFTEVYGADTALDSIFNTKNNIDEERTNLAFTVDYIHKFKRAGEKLSISAHHTNYDFKNDQIVNTDYFLANNNFIRNNTFQTLSSQDIQLFTAQMDYELPINDSEHFESGLKITEIESKSILTQNNLENGAFVLDDLNSDIFLYKELNYAAYSSYTKDWESWSLKAGLRAEYTDIQSNSLSTTQVNDNDYLKFFPSMYVLHNLNDKNVLYLSYNKRIQRPRYSQLNPFKYFINDNAYSTGDPNLKPQIDDIVTLGYTLNDTYTFELYYRYENDPAMEISFQDNDSRILKNIDTNIDRNISYGLDFITYTKIIPRWNLYALSSVFYYENRFFALESNNELYTTDEWSVYLQLINYFTLLKDKSLNIDVSFNYISPIVDGPRIISDRSGLNINLRKTFWNNRASLSLGVNDMFNSQNFTQITKYLNQDSFLKSRMENRLVTFGFNYKFGNFRLQNNSKAIDNDERDRLGSN; from the coding sequence ATGAATTCAAAATTACTATTCTTTTTTCTGCTCTCATTTTCCTTTCTAGGTTTATCTCAAAATATAGAACTAACAGGCCTTGTAAAGGATACGAACAACCAACCTATTGCTTATGCCAATGTCACTTTACATGATGCGGAGGATGCCGGTTTTATTTCAGGAACCATCACAAATGTATCTGGTGAATTCAAATTGGAAAATATAAATACAGGTAATTACAACTTAAAAATAAGCTTTTTAACATTTGAAGCGTATCAAATTTCGATATTTTTAAATAAAAACAAATCTATAGATGCGATTGTTTTGAAAGACAAAATACAGACTCTTGATGGCGTTACTATAATTGCAACGCGGCCTACCGTAAAACGATTTGTAGATCGATTGGTTTTTAATGTGGAAAACTCAACACTATCTGATAATAACGTACTTGATGTTTTAAAGCATACACCTGGGGTCTTGGTGAATCAAGATGCTATTACGGTGAGAAATTCTACACCTACAATTTATATCAATGACAGAAAGGTGCATCTTTCTGCGGATGAAATACAACAACTTTTAGAAGGCGCATCTGCTTCAAATGTTAAATCGATTGAAGTGATAACCAATCCGCCTGCAAAGTATGAGGCTGAGGGTGGGGCAGTCCTCAATATAATAACCAGTAAAAATATTGCCGCAGGTTATAATGGTCGTGTTTTCGGTAACTATAAACAAGGATTTGAGTATCCAAAATATGCAGTCGGGACATCCCATTTTTTTAAAACAAAAAAATTAAACACCTATTTTAACTACAGTCTTAGTCCCAGAAAAGATTATCGACATAATGATGAATTTGTCAATTTTATTGAAAATGACCAAGTCGTATCGAGTTGGGAAACTGATTTTAAACGAACAAGGGAGTCATCAAACCATAACATAAACACCAATTTAGACTATCAAATCAATGCTAATAATTCTATTGGTATTTCTGCCAATGCATTAATTGCACCAAGAGCGAACACGGGCACCAAAGTAAATGCTTTTACTGAAGTTTATGGTGCAGATACTGCTTTAGACTCCATCTTTAACACAAAAAATAATATTGATGAGGAGCGCACCAATTTAGCATTTACGGTAGATTATATTCATAAATTCAAACGTGCAGGAGAGAAGCTTTCAATCAGCGCGCATCACACAAATTATGATTTTAAAAATGACCAGATTGTAAACACAGATTATTTTTTAGCGAATAACAATTTTATAAGAAACAATACATTTCAAACCTTATCTAGTCAAGATATACAGTTATTTACAGCTCAAATGGATTATGAATTGCCCATTAATGATTCTGAGCATTTTGAAAGTGGATTAAAAATCACTGAGATTGAATCAAAAAGCATCCTAACCCAAAATAATTTAGAGAACGGTGCATTTGTTTTAGACGATCTAAACTCTGATATATTTCTATATAAAGAACTCAATTATGCTGCTTATTCCAGTTATACAAAAGATTGGGAGTCGTGGAGCCTAAAAGCGGGGTTAAGAGCAGAGTACACCGATATACAAAGTAATTCTTTATCGACAACTCAAGTTAACGATAATGATTATCTCAAATTTTTTCCTTCTATGTATGTCTTACATAATTTGAACGATAAAAATGTGTTGTATTTAAGTTATAATAAAAGGATCCAGCGACCAAGATACAGTCAACTAAACCCGTTTAAGTATTTTATAAATGATAATGCCTATAGCACGGGTGATCCCAATTTAAAGCCTCAAATAGATGATATCGTCACTTTAGGATATACACTCAATGACACCTATACATTTGAATTATATTATCGTTATGAAAATGATCCTGCAATGGAAATTTCGTTCCAAGACAATGATTCAAGAATATTAAAAAATATTGATACCAATATAGATAGAAACATATCCTATGGGTTGGATTTTATTACGTATACGAAAATAATCCCGCGGTGGAACTTGTATGCATTATCCTCTGTGTTCTATTATGAAAACAGGTTTTTTGCGCTTGAAAGTAATAATGAACTCTATACTACAGATGAATGGTCTGTGTACTTACAACTCATTAATTATTTTACTCTATTAAAGGATAAAAGCCTTAACATAGATGTTTCTTTCAATTATATCTCACCCATAGTCGATGGACCACGTATAATAAGTGATAGGTCTGGATTAAATATCAATTTAAGGAAAACATTTTGGAACAATAGAGCATCTTTAAGTCTGGGTGTCAATGATATGTTTAATTCACAAAACTTCACCCAAATCACTAAATATCTTAATCAAGATTCATTTTTGAAATCCAGAATGGAAAACAGGTTGGTCACTTTTGGGTTTAACTATAAATTTGGAAATTTCAGATTGCAAAACAATAGCAAAGCCATTGATAATGATGAACGTGATCGTTTAGGTAGTAATTAG
- a CDS encoding tyrosine-protein phosphatase codes for MFNFFKKKIYLKDLLEDFVDIHCHILPSIDDGAANMQESLDLIKGLRKLGIKEFIATPHIMQDFYPNNAETISKSYENLLESISSQTRRAIDINPAAEYMLDTHFETLLKEKHLFTLKKNYVLVELSYFQPPINLEELIFNIKMQGYIPVLAHPERYVYYSDNLGYYKRLKDLGCLFQLNLLSLSDHYGSTTEKTAQYLIANNLIDFAGTDTHRMEHIKKLAKITMDSKISEPLSKILEHTKCVFSVS; via the coding sequence ATGTTTAATTTCTTCAAAAAGAAAATATATCTTAAAGATCTTTTAGAAGATTTTGTTGACATTCATTGTCATATCCTTCCTAGTATTGATGACGGTGCAGCTAATATGCAAGAATCTCTTGATTTAATCAAGGGTCTCAGAAAACTAGGAATTAAAGAATTTATCGCTACCCCACATATTATGCAGGATTTTTATCCAAACAATGCAGAAACTATAAGCAAATCCTATGAAAATTTATTAGAATCAATAAGTTCCCAGACACGAAGAGCTATTGATATTAATCCCGCAGCAGAATACATGCTGGACACCCATTTTGAAACCCTTCTAAAAGAAAAGCATCTCTTTACACTTAAAAAAAATTATGTGTTGGTTGAATTATCATATTTTCAACCACCCATCAATTTGGAGGAACTAATATTCAATATAAAGATGCAGGGGTATATTCCAGTTTTAGCGCATCCTGAACGCTATGTGTATTATAGTGATAATCTTGGGTATTATAAGAGGTTAAAAGACCTTGGGTGCTTATTTCAACTCAATTTATTATCCCTTAGTGACCATTATGGCAGCACTACGGAAAAGACAGCACAATATTTAATTGCTAATAATTTGATAGATTTTGCAGGCACTGATACCCACAGAATGGAACATATTAAAAAACTCGCTAAAATTACTATGGATAGTAAAATTAGCGAGCCTTTATCTAAAATCTTAGAGCATACAAAATGTGTATTCTCTGTGAGTTAG
- a CDS encoding polysaccharide biosynthesis/export family protein has product MKYLFPKKYFKILFALSCLVILNSCATKKDVVYFQNAKNFETIVDTDTFKAKLKTGDIVSIYVSTLDLTVTQPYNIIRNTGNNGSLIDYLIDSEGNIDFPVLGKVKLVGLTVEEAKELFKTKFAEGDLLKDPVIIIRILNFRVTIAGAVSNPGVYMVSGERISILEALTLAGDLTIKGRRDNVLVVRDFNGTKTYTRVDLTNKEVFNSPVYYLTQNDYIYVEPNNSSISNASGDSRIGTIISISSFVLTTALIFVTRR; this is encoded by the coding sequence ATGAAATATTTATTTCCTAAGAAATATTTTAAGATATTATTTGCATTATCATGCCTTGTTATCTTAAATTCATGTGCTACGAAAAAAGATGTCGTTTATTTTCAGAATGCAAAAAACTTTGAAACCATTGTAGACACAGACACCTTTAAAGCGAAACTAAAAACAGGTGATATTGTAAGTATATATGTTTCCACCTTAGACTTAACGGTTACTCAACCATATAACATAATAAGAAATACAGGTAATAATGGATCCTTAATTGATTATTTAATTGATAGTGAGGGTAACATTGATTTTCCTGTTTTAGGCAAAGTAAAATTAGTTGGGCTTACCGTTGAGGAGGCCAAAGAACTGTTCAAGACGAAATTTGCTGAAGGAGATTTATTGAAAGATCCAGTTATTATAATTAGAATTCTTAACTTTAGAGTTACTATTGCTGGTGCTGTTAGTAACCCTGGTGTTTATATGGTTTCTGGGGAACGTATTTCTATATTAGAAGCACTCACTCTTGCAGGGGATTTAACCATAAAAGGACGAAGAGATAATGTTCTTGTGGTTAGAGATTTTAATGGAACGAAAACATATACTAGAGTAGATTTAACGAATAAGGAAGTTTTCAATTCCCCCGTGTATTATTTAACTCAAAACGATTATATTTATGTGGAGCCAAATAACTCATCCATTAGCAATGCTTCTGGAGATTCAAGAATTGGCACTATTATTTCGATATCATCATTTGTTCTAACAACAGCCCTCATATTTGTAACTCGAAGATAG
- a CDS encoding proline dehydrogenase family protein — translation MERIFDNTEIAFALKSDSELERAYFLFKMISIEPLVRIGTAATNFAIKAHLPIEGLIRSTVFDHFCGGVNEEDCLPVIDKMYEKGVSSVLDYSVEGKENNTEFDNAMHKVIELINFSKEKEAMPIAVFKPTGFGAFHIYEKVSQGLQLSETDKNEWNMIKNRFDVVCKRAKACDVAILIDSEESWMQDAADELVSAMMQKYNTEKPIVFNTLQMYRHDRLAYLKQQHQHGLEHNYHIGFKLVRGAYLEKENDRAEERGYISPICENKEATDVNYNKAVEYMLDHLDDMALFAGTHNEESSYLLMEMMKEKGLNPKDDRIWFGQLYGMSDHISFNLSHRGYNVAKYIPFGPVKDVMPYLIRRAEENTSVAGQTGRELNLLSKEKKRRKRL, via the coding sequence ATGGAAAGAATCTTTGATAATACTGAAATTGCATTCGCGCTTAAAAGTGATTCCGAACTAGAACGTGCGTATTTTCTTTTTAAGATGATTTCAATTGAACCTTTGGTTCGTATTGGGACAGCTGCCACTAATTTTGCAATAAAAGCCCATTTGCCTATCGAGGGCTTAATTCGGTCCACTGTTTTTGACCATTTTTGTGGTGGTGTTAATGAAGAGGATTGTTTACCGGTTATAGATAAAATGTATGAGAAGGGCGTGAGTTCTGTATTAGATTATTCGGTGGAAGGGAAAGAGAATAATACAGAGTTTGACAATGCCATGCATAAAGTGATTGAACTGATTAATTTTTCTAAAGAAAAAGAAGCCATGCCTATTGCCGTTTTTAAGCCCACTGGATTTGGTGCTTTTCATATTTATGAAAAAGTGAGTCAAGGTTTACAATTATCGGAAACAGACAAGAACGAATGGAATATGATTAAAAATCGATTTGATGTCGTATGCAAAAGAGCCAAAGCATGTGATGTCGCTATTTTAATTGATTCTGAAGAAAGCTGGATGCAAGATGCCGCTGACGAGTTAGTTTCGGCCATGATGCAAAAATACAATACAGAGAAACCTATAGTATTCAATACGCTACAGATGTATAGACACGACAGATTAGCGTATTTAAAACAGCAACATCAACATGGTTTAGAACATAATTACCATATAGGTTTCAAATTGGTTCGTGGTGCTTACTTGGAAAAAGAAAATGATAGGGCAGAGGAGCGCGGTTATATTTCGCCTATATGTGAAAATAAGGAAGCCACTGATGTTAACTATAATAAGGCAGTAGAATATATGCTTGACCATTTAGATGATATGGCATTATTCGCTGGAACACATAATGAAGAGAGCTCTTATTTATTAATGGAAATGATGAAAGAAAAAGGCTTGAATCCTAAAGATGATCGTATTTGGTTTGGGCAATTATATGGCATGAGCGACCATATTAGTTTTAATTTATCACATAGAGGTTATAATGTAGCTAAATATATTCCTTTTGGTCCTGTAAAAGATGTGATGCCGTATCTTATTAGAAGAGCCGAAGAAAACACATCGGTCGCCGGACAAACGGGTAGAGAATTAAATCTTTTGAGTAAAGAAAAGAAACGTAGAAAGCGCCTTTAA
- a CDS encoding GumC family protein — translation MNTDQNKIQSSKTSKDFNLKTAIYTYTKQWKWFILSCIIFMTLAYVYIRYTTPQYAASAKIMLIDENEGAAGTSALNDLSIFSESDDAMVEDEIQVIKSRKTLQDVVKKLNLNLQYFKLGRIYETELYKNAPFQVSFVASDSIINRTSFNFFIEILSQTEFEYKVNEDDSPKKATFGENIPTPFGGIIITPESNIKSASGNTFRVKLISVERVADYIKNRISISPYGKSSKVIDIYLNDPIQEKAKEIINTLIEEYNLSTIEKKNTRSKNTADFIDERVELIASDLVNVDDSIVRFKTGNKITDVTSEAGQFLNSSMQNQQQLDASKTQLRVLNYMKESLDNSSDSYSSIPSNLGLGDASISSMSSKYNELLANRERLLQSAGKNNSVVVQLDQTLDGIRNNLAQSIDNASRSLNIQIGSLQNQSQRINSKIYSVPGQESELRSIERKQGIKESLYLYLLQKREEATISLTATSPSVKVIDTAFSTSEDPVSPNKRVVYLSGLFLGLLIPFGIFYVKDLLDTKIHNKEDLENEIKNITVLGEIPRVNIKKDDALIKRNDRSILAESFRIIRTNFDYIRRGRDIKDNDNVIFVTSTINGEGKSFFSQNLALTLANTDKRVLLIGADIRNPQINTAVKKDIKNQKSLPKIGLTEYLVDKSVIIGEAINTYEINGNKIDILLSGKVPPNPAELLMSDRMKPLFDTVSAQYDFVIVDTAPAMLVTDTLLFSQYAGHTIYLTRAGYTEKRILNFAQELHAENKLNGMMLVVNDVNQSNFGYGAKYGYYGAPEKKSIFKRR, via the coding sequence ATGAACACAGATCAAAATAAAATACAATCTAGCAAGACATCTAAAGATTTTAATCTTAAAACTGCAATATATACTTATACCAAACAATGGAAATGGTTTATATTAAGTTGTATTATATTCATGACATTAGCATATGTCTATATTAGATATACCACACCTCAATACGCTGCTTCTGCAAAAATAATGCTCATTGACGAGAATGAAGGCGCTGCAGGAACCTCTGCATTAAATGACTTATCCATTTTTAGCGAAAGTGATGATGCGATGGTAGAAGATGAAATTCAAGTTATAAAGTCAAGAAAGACCTTACAGGATGTAGTAAAAAAATTAAATCTAAATCTCCAGTATTTTAAATTAGGTAGAATTTATGAAACCGAACTATATAAAAATGCTCCATTTCAAGTTAGTTTTGTGGCATCTGATTCCATAATTAATCGAACTAGTTTTAATTTTTTTATCGAAATTCTTTCTCAAACAGAATTTGAGTATAAAGTAAATGAAGACGATTCACCCAAGAAAGCTACTTTTGGTGAAAATATTCCAACTCCTTTTGGAGGTATAATTATTACCCCAGAATCCAATATAAAATCTGCATCAGGAAACACATTCAGGGTTAAGTTAATCTCTGTTGAAAGAGTTGCAGATTATATTAAAAACCGCATATCTATATCTCCTTATGGTAAATCCTCAAAAGTTATTGATATTTATTTGAACGATCCAATTCAGGAAAAAGCAAAAGAAATTATTAATACATTAATTGAAGAGTACAATTTATCTACGATAGAAAAGAAGAATACAAGGTCAAAGAATACTGCAGACTTTATTGATGAGCGTGTTGAACTGATTGCTTCTGATTTGGTAAACGTTGATGATAGTATTGTTCGATTTAAAACAGGAAACAAAATTACCGATGTTACTTCTGAAGCCGGTCAGTTTTTGAATTCCAGTATGCAAAATCAACAACAATTGGATGCATCAAAAACGCAATTACGCGTTTTAAATTATATGAAAGAATCTTTGGATAATAGTTCTGATAGTTATAGCAGTATTCCATCAAATTTAGGTTTGGGAGACGCATCTATCAGTTCCATGTCATCGAAATACAATGAGTTATTAGCCAATAGAGAGCGATTGCTACAAAGTGCGGGAAAAAATAACTCTGTTGTTGTTCAACTTGACCAGACCTTGGATGGTATCAGAAATAATTTAGCGCAAAGCATTGATAATGCATCACGGTCTTTAAATATTCAAATTGGTAGTCTACAAAATCAATCACAACGGATTAATTCCAAAATCTACTCAGTTCCCGGGCAAGAGAGTGAGCTTCGATCTATTGAAAGAAAACAAGGGATTAAGGAATCACTTTATCTTTACTTATTACAAAAAAGGGAAGAAGCAACAATTTCTTTAACAGCGACATCTCCAAGTGTAAAAGTAATAGATACAGCATTTAGTACTAGTGAAGATCCTGTATCGCCAAATAAAAGGGTTGTTTATCTTTCAGGGTTATTTTTAGGTCTTTTAATACCTTTTGGTATTTTTTATGTAAAGGATTTATTGGACACCAAGATCCATAATAAGGAAGACTTAGAAAATGAGATAAAAAACATTACTGTATTAGGTGAAATTCCGAGAGTTAATATCAAAAAAGATGATGCTTTAATTAAAAGAAATGACAGATCCATACTTGCAGAATCTTTCCGAATTATAAGAACGAATTTTGATTATATTAGACGTGGTCGAGATATCAAAGATAACGACAATGTGATTTTTGTGACATCAACCATTAATGGAGAAGGGAAGTCGTTTTTTAGTCAAAATTTAGCTTTAACACTTGCTAATACAGATAAAAGAGTATTATTAATTGGGGCTGACATTAGAAACCCTCAAATTAATACCGCCGTTAAAAAGGATATTAAAAACCAAAAGAGTCTACCAAAAATTGGGCTTACAGAGTATTTGGTTGATAAATCAGTAATTATAGGTGAAGCTATAAACACTTATGAAATTAATGGCAATAAGATTGATATTCTTCTTTCCGGAAAAGTGCCACCAAATCCGGCAGAGCTTTTAATGAGCGACAGAATGAAACCGCTATTTGATACAGTGTCAGCGCAATATGATTTCGTAATTGTGGATACTGCACCAGCAATGCTGGTTACAGATACGCTTTTATTTAGTCAATACGCAGGTCATACCATTTACTTAACAAGAGCTGGTTATACAGAGAAGCGTATTTTGAACTTTGCTCAAGAGTTGCATGCTGAGAATAAATTAAACGGTATGATGCTCGTTGTTAATGATGTCAATCAATCTAATTTTGGATATGGTGCGAAATATGGCTACTATGGAGCTCCAGAAAAGAAAAGCATTTTTAAGAGGCGTTAG